From Brochothrix thermosphacta DSM 20171 = FSL F6-1036, a single genomic window includes:
- the aroA gene encoding 3-phosphoshikimate 1-carboxyvinyltransferase, with protein MKTVNAIKQLNGTIEVPGDKSISHRAIMFGALANGQTTIEHFLHGEDCLSTIAVFRQLGVAIDVSSDKITVHGTGIESLKQPSTILDVGNSGTTIRLMMGILAGRPFVSQLTGDASIQKRPMNRVITPLKTMSAAISAQEGGLAPVTVSAVEAITGINYDMPVASAQVKSALLFAGMQSDDVTIINEKEKSRDHTERMLQQFGGEITINGLSISITKQPPLQGQNIYVPGDISSAAFFLVAASLLAGSKVTLKNVGMNPTRTGIIDVLRDMGAAIAETSQPTTGEPLSDLTVSAAPLKATEIGGSLIPRLIDELPIISLLATQAEGTTVIKDAEELKVKETNRIDTVAEELTKMGADITATPDGLIIKGPTALHGATVSSHGDHRIGMMLAVAGCIASSPVELEDAEAIAVSYPNFFEHVEQLSK; from the coding sequence ATGAAAACAGTTAATGCAATTAAACAACTTAACGGGACCATTGAGGTACCCGGTGATAAATCAATTTCGCATCGCGCAATTATGTTTGGTGCTTTAGCAAATGGACAAACGACCATCGAACATTTTTTACATGGTGAAGATTGCCTCAGCACAATTGCTGTATTTCGTCAGCTAGGTGTTGCTATCGATGTTTCATCTGATAAAATCACAGTGCACGGGACTGGCATTGAGTCGCTTAAACAACCTTCAACTATTTTAGATGTGGGTAATTCAGGCACGACCATTCGTTTAATGATGGGAATTTTAGCAGGACGACCCTTTGTAAGCCAATTGACAGGTGACGCCTCTATTCAAAAACGACCAATGAATCGTGTCATCACACCATTAAAAACAATGAGTGCAGCAATCAGTGCTCAAGAAGGTGGCTTGGCACCAGTGACAGTTTCAGCTGTTGAGGCTATTACGGGCATTAATTATGATATGCCAGTTGCAAGTGCACAAGTCAAAAGCGCCTTGTTATTTGCAGGTATGCAAAGTGATGATGTCACAATTATTAATGAAAAAGAAAAATCTCGTGATCATACAGAGCGTATGCTGCAACAATTTGGTGGTGAAATTACCATCAATGGTTTAAGCATCAGTATTACAAAACAACCACCGTTACAAGGGCAAAACATCTACGTGCCAGGTGATATTTCCTCAGCAGCATTTTTCCTTGTTGCAGCAAGTTTATTAGCCGGTTCAAAGGTGACGCTTAAAAATGTGGGGATGAACCCAACGCGAACAGGTATCATTGATGTATTGCGTGATATGGGTGCCGCTATTGCTGAAACAAGTCAACCGACAACGGGTGAACCATTATCTGATTTGACTGTAAGCGCAGCGCCATTGAAAGCTACTGAAATTGGTGGCAGTCTTATCCCTCGTCTCATTGATGAGCTGCCGATTATTTCCTTGCTGGCCACTCAGGCAGAAGGAACAACAGTGATTAAAGATGCAGAAGAATTAAAAGTTAAAGAAACCAATCGAATTGATACGGTGGCAGAAGAATTAACTAAAATGGGTGCCGATATTACAGCGACACCAGACGGCTTAATTATTAAGGGGCCAACAGCGTTGCATGGTGCCACAGTTTCTTCACATGGTGATCATCGTATCGGTATGATGTTAGCAGTCGCAGGATGTATTGCGTCGTCACCAGTAGAATTAGAAGATGCAGAAGCCATTGCCGTTTCTTATCCCAACTTCTTTGAACACGTTGAACAATTAAGTAAATAA
- a CDS encoding zinc metallopeptidase, whose protein sequence is MGAYLIYFVFIMIIPLWAQFRVKSTYAKYQKVQNRTGMTGEQVARRILDENGLYDVTIHAVKGHLTDHYDPSKKGVFLSEDNYFGTTIAGTAVAAHEVGHAIQDAQNYNFMRVRSALVPVANLSSNMAYVFILIGIIFTALNSFLLIGIALMAAGVLFQLVTLPVEFDASSRALNQLVSTGILQSDEEPQARKVLSAAAMTYVAAAAVAVMELLRLLLIYLGRRD, encoded by the coding sequence ATGGGAGCTTATTTAATTTATTTTGTGTTTATTATGATTATTCCACTCTGGGCACAATTCAGAGTGAAATCAACTTATGCAAAATATCAAAAAGTACAAAACCGCACGGGAATGACCGGTGAACAAGTAGCACGTCGTATACTTGACGAAAATGGTTTGTATGACGTAACAATACATGCTGTTAAAGGTCATTTAACAGATCATTACGATCCAAGTAAAAAAGGTGTCTTTTTATCAGAAGATAATTATTTTGGAACAACAATTGCTGGAACTGCCGTAGCAGCTCATGAGGTTGGACATGCAATTCAAGATGCTCAAAATTATAACTTTATGCGTGTACGTTCTGCACTTGTACCCGTAGCAAATTTAAGTTCTAATATGGCTTATGTGTTCATTTTAATTGGTATTATTTTTACAGCGCTTAACAGTTTCTTGTTAATTGGTATTGCTTTGATGGCTGCAGGTGTTCTTTTCCAATTGGTAACATTACCAGTTGAGTTTGATGCATCAAGCCGCGCGTTGAATCAATTAGTCTCAACAGGCATATTGCAAAGTGATGAAGAACCTCAAGCACGAAAAGTACTTAGTGCAGCAGCAATGACTTATGTTGCAGCAGCAGCAGTTGCAGTAATGGAACTATTACGTCTATTGCTTATCTACTTAGGTCGTCGCGATTAA
- a CDS encoding YpiB family protein, with translation MNITTAEKRDFLTWFLQHYRVHIPEVIILLDFLKNNDEVLESVHFVNDITRCERAMIVSTDNLDQEPFLFFKKHLVTTDPQKAFHDIRMHPEQAIYVQVDFPHALTSPEYVGVKEDNPYQMMQTLSNAERSEVNTFISETLRQERIADVTELINQALDEGNLDDFNEWTRVLKELKEISLAK, from the coding sequence TTGAATATAACAACGGCTGAAAAACGCGACTTTTTAACATGGTTTCTGCAGCATTATCGTGTACATATTCCAGAGGTCATTATCTTGTTAGATTTTTTGAAAAACAATGATGAAGTATTGGAATCTGTCCATTTTGTCAATGATATTACACGTTGTGAACGCGCGATGATTGTTTCAACAGATAATCTTGATCAAGAGCCTTTTTTGTTTTTTAAGAAGCACTTGGTTACAACTGATCCTCAAAAAGCATTTCATGATATTAGAATGCATCCAGAACAAGCGATCTATGTACAAGTTGATTTTCCTCATGCATTAACATCGCCAGAATATGTCGGCGTTAAGGAAGACAACCCGTATCAAATGATGCAAACCTTATCGAATGCTGAGCGAAGTGAAGTCAACACGTTTATCAGTGAAACATTACGTCAGGAAAGAATTGCTGATGTAACAGAATTGATTAATCAAGCCTTGGACGAAGGTAATCTTGACGATTTTAACGAGTGGACACGTGTTTTAAAAGAATTAAAAGAAATTTCACTTGCAAAGTAA
- a CDS encoding ABC transporter ATP-binding protein: protein MTFEKGKMIGVLGPNGAGKSTLIKILMGLTQFDNGEVLYNGNTNLQKEILGLVPQDLALYMELNAYENLTFFGSLYNNKEQDLKQTVKQMIQKIGLEDKAKKTIKTYSGGMKRRVNIGAALIHNPEIIFMDEPTVGIDPQSRNKIYEIIEELKKAEKTIIYTTHYMEEVEKMCDYIYILDEGEIIKEGDLSTLLKQINNGVIEVVFADANADVILEILNTYSAVDLVKYDDMKYTLLIKDELQVVTAELMSLFKHEDIVIRDFSFHKPNLETLFLLITGKTLRE, encoded by the coding sequence ATGACATTTGAAAAAGGAAAAATGATTGGTGTTCTTGGGCCAAACGGTGCCGGTAAATCAACTTTAATTAAAATTTTGATGGGTTTAACTCAATTTGATAATGGTGAAGTTCTTTATAATGGTAATACGAATTTACAAAAAGAAATTTTAGGTTTAGTACCACAGGATTTGGCACTGTATATGGAACTAAATGCTTATGAAAATCTAACTTTTTTTGGTTCGCTTTATAACAATAAAGAACAAGATTTAAAGCAAACTGTTAAACAGATGATTCAAAAAATAGGGTTAGAAGATAAAGCGAAAAAAACAATTAAAACCTATTCTGGTGGTATGAAGCGTAGGGTGAATATTGGAGCTGCCTTAATTCATAACCCTGAAATTATCTTTATGGATGAACCAACAGTCGGTATTGATCCTCAATCACGCAACAAAATTTATGAAATAATTGAAGAACTAAAAAAAGCAGAAAAAACAATAATTTATACTACGCACTACATGGAAGAAGTCGAAAAAATGTGTGATTATATTTATATTTTAGATGAGGGTGAAATTATTAAAGAAGGCGATTTATCGACGTTATTAAAACAAATAAATAATGGTGTGATAGAAGTCGTATTCGCTGATGCTAATGCAGATGTAATCTTGGAGATATTAAATACTTATAGTGCAGTTGATTTAGTAAAGTACGATGATATGAAATATACCTTGTTAATAAAAGATGAACTACAAGTAGTTACAGCAGAACTAATGTCACTATTTAAGCATGAAGATATTGTCATAAGAGATTTCAGCTTTCACAAACCAAATCTTGAAACGTTATTTTTGTTAATAACAGGCAAAACACTAAGAGAATGA
- a CDS encoding type I restriction endonuclease subunit R, producing MAEEYVFNENELELVALRWLEEVGYTSVSAKELEDSGMSKRNDYKEVVLKDRLQEALITINPNISIEVIDEALKKITVPEHPNMEVNNQTFHKYITDGIEIQTRENNTNVTKRILLFDFNEPRNNDFLAVNQFIVEENNQRKRTDIILFINGLPLVLFELKNATDEAVGTSDAYNQLQTYKQEIPSLLTFNEFMVASDGVHAKVGTLSSNEERFMVWRTIDGQIEYGTASSQLEVLIKGMCNPEVLLDLIHHFILFKTDGDKTIKILAAYHQYHAVNSAVEEAKRAVSSEGDNKIGVIWHTQGSGKSLSMVFYTGKLVQELNNPTIVVLTDRNDLDDQLFLTFSQSSDLLRQTPKQANNRNDLRELLSVNAGGVIFSTMQKFSPESGNQMDVLTDRRNVIVMADEDHRSQYGFSADIKESDGTIKYGYAKYLRDALPNASYIGFTGTPISSTDKSTKAVFGDYIDVYDMTQSVEDGATVKIYYESRIIPVSLPEDLEIDDLVEEIVEGQEDTIASKSKVKWSRVEAITGAQPRLEQLAKDFVTHFETRQEASFGKSMIVAMSRRIAIDLYQEIIKLRPKWHSDDDDKGKIKIVMTGSSSDPDYWQPFIGNKSRRDKLATRMKDDSDELQIVIVRDMWLTGFDVPSMNTMYIDKPMQGHNLMQAIARVNRVFKDKTGGLVVDYIGIAPKLKSALQEYTPSDQAQAGIDTKIAVNLVKEKYDLITNTIIDKFDYLEFNSSDHVKKLTVITNAANYILGLDDKEEVKRFKDLVTEITRAYALCVTEEEVQQYNAEIAFFKAVKVYLIKLNFVDGVKSPQQIDEELKQLISKSVVTEDIVDIYESLGLEKAELSILSDKFLEEIKEMPQKNLALQLLENLLAGKVKSIQRTNIVQAKKYSDLLQQSIDKYNLRGIDSEIAIRELIELAKEMKNMKEEGEELGLTVEEKAFYDIISKDSEVDKQVLKDISVDIAKTVNDNMTLDWTKRASEKAGMRVEVKRLLRKHQFKASPETIQLVIEQAESMAGNLTE from the coding sequence TTGGCAGAAGAGTATGTATTTAATGAAAATGAGTTAGAACTTGTTGCATTACGTTGGTTAGAAGAAGTAGGCTATACTTCTGTATCTGCAAAAGAACTAGAAGATAGTGGGATGTCTAAACGCAACGATTATAAAGAAGTCGTGTTGAAAGACCGTTTACAAGAAGCATTAATTACAATCAATCCCAACATTTCAATAGAAGTAATCGATGAAGCTCTTAAAAAGATAACAGTTCCAGAGCACCCAAACATGGAAGTAAACAATCAGACTTTCCATAAATATATTACAGATGGCATAGAGATTCAAACTAGAGAAAATAATACGAACGTTACTAAACGAATCCTATTATTTGATTTTAATGAACCAAGGAATAATGATTTTTTAGCAGTCAATCAATTTATAGTGGAAGAAAACAATCAACGTAAACGGACAGATATTATTTTATTTATTAATGGATTACCACTTGTTCTATTTGAATTGAAAAACGCCACTGATGAAGCAGTTGGCACTTCTGATGCCTACAATCAACTACAAACTTATAAACAAGAAATACCATCTTTATTAACCTTTAATGAGTTCATGGTCGCAAGTGATGGTGTTCATGCTAAAGTGGGCACATTGTCAAGTAATGAAGAACGCTTCATGGTATGGAGGACAATTGATGGTCAAATTGAGTATGGAACAGCCAGTAGTCAATTAGAAGTTTTAATTAAGGGGATGTGTAATCCAGAAGTATTATTGGACTTAATTCATCATTTTATTTTGTTTAAAACAGATGGTGATAAAACAATTAAGATTCTTGCTGCTTATCATCAATATCATGCTGTCAATAGTGCTGTTGAAGAAGCCAAAAGAGCTGTTAGTTCAGAAGGTGATAACAAGATAGGTGTTATTTGGCACACACAAGGCTCAGGTAAAAGTTTATCTATGGTGTTTTACACAGGAAAATTGGTTCAAGAGCTTAATAACCCAACCATTGTCGTTTTGACAGATAGAAATGACTTAGATGACCAGCTGTTCTTAACTTTTAGTCAATCTAGTGATTTACTAAGGCAAACGCCTAAACAAGCCAACAATAGAAACGATTTAAGAGAGTTATTATCCGTTAACGCAGGTGGGGTGATTTTTAGTACCATGCAAAAGTTCTCCCCAGAATCTGGCAATCAAATGGATGTTTTAACTGATAGACGGAATGTAATTGTGATGGCAGATGAAGATCATCGTTCACAGTACGGTTTTAGTGCCGATATTAAAGAATCAGACGGAACTATCAAATATGGTTATGCCAAATATCTTAGAGATGCCTTACCTAATGCTTCTTACATAGGATTTACAGGTACGCCAATATCTAGTACCGATAAGTCAACTAAGGCTGTTTTTGGTGATTATATTGATGTGTATGACATGACCCAATCTGTGGAAGACGGAGCAACGGTTAAAATTTATTATGAGAGCCGTATTATTCCAGTATCATTACCAGAAGACTTAGAAATAGATGATTTAGTAGAGGAAATCGTAGAAGGACAAGAAGATACCATTGCCTCTAAATCTAAAGTAAAATGGAGTCGAGTCGAGGCCATTACAGGTGCACAACCACGATTAGAACAATTGGCAAAAGACTTTGTGACACACTTTGAAACAAGACAAGAAGCTTCCTTTGGTAAGTCGATGATTGTGGCAATGTCTAGACGGATTGCGATTGATTTGTATCAAGAAATAATTAAGTTACGTCCCAAATGGCACTCAGATGATGATGACAAAGGCAAGATTAAAATTGTAATGACAGGTTCGAGCAGTGACCCTGATTACTGGCAACCATTTATTGGCAATAAGTCAAGACGTGATAAATTGGCTACACGTATGAAAGATGATTCTGATGAACTACAAATTGTTATTGTACGGGATATGTGGTTAACAGGCTTTGATGTGCCTTCAATGAACACGATGTACATTGATAAGCCAATGCAAGGACACAATCTCATGCAAGCAATAGCACGTGTAAATAGAGTATTTAAAGATAAAACAGGTGGCTTAGTGGTCGATTATATAGGAATAGCACCTAAACTTAAATCAGCCTTACAAGAATATACACCAAGCGACCAAGCACAAGCGGGGATAGACACTAAAATTGCGGTTAATCTAGTCAAAGAAAAATATGACCTAATTACCAATACAATCATAGATAAATTTGATTATTTAGAGTTTAACTCATCAGACCATGTTAAAAAGTTAACAGTAATTACCAATGCAGCTAACTATATATTAGGGTTAGATGATAAAGAAGAAGTCAAACGATTCAAAGACCTAGTAACTGAAATTACAAGAGCCTATGCGTTATGTGTAACCGAGGAAGAGGTTCAACAGTATAATGCTGAAATAGCCTTCTTTAAAGCGGTTAAAGTTTACCTAATAAAATTGAATTTTGTAGATGGAGTAAAATCACCACAGCAGATTGATGAAGAACTTAAACAGTTAATTTCTAAATCTGTTGTGACAGAAGATATTGTGGATATATACGAATCATTAGGACTAGAAAAAGCTGAGCTATCAATTTTATCTGATAAGTTCCTAGAAGAAATCAAGGAAATGCCACAAAAAAATCTAGCACTACAGCTATTAGAAAACTTATTAGCAGGCAAAGTAAAGTCAATTCAACGCACCAATATTGTGCAAGCTAAAAAGTATTCAGACCTACTTCAACAATCGATTGATAAGTACAATTTAAGAGGAATTGATTCAGAAATTGCTATTCGAGAATTGATTGAGTTAGCAAAAGAAATGAAGAATATGAAAGAAGAAGGCGAAGAATTAGGCTTAACGGTAGAAGAAAAAGCCTTTTACGATATCATATCTAAAGATTCCGAAGTAGATAAACAAGTACTTAAAGATATTTCAGTGGATATTGCTAAAACAGTCAATGACAATATGACGTTGGATTGGACAAAACGTGCTTCTGAAAAAGCTGGAATGAGAGTAGAAGTAAAAAGGCTACTAAGAAAACACCAATTCAAAGCTAGTCCTGAAACAATTCAATTAGTAATTGAACAAGCGGAATCAATGGCAGGTAATTTAACAGAATAA
- a CDS encoding restriction endonuclease subunit S — protein MKYKIKDVVNLNHSSIKKDELTNILYLDTANLNQNTINELTEYNFVIDKVPSRARRKVNNNDILLSTVRPNQEHYGILDNPPTNLIVSTGFAVLSPKKDIVNPNYLYAYLTQRRITDYLQIIAENSTSAYPSIKPSVIANLDIELPSMEKQNSIGEFSKSLENKIKLNNQIISTLEELASTLFKRWFVDYEFPDENGNPYKSSGGKMIESELGDIPEVWEVLNLADVSEDIITGKTPSTKEKENYGDEIPFIKIPDMHNNTYVVNTESSLSSLGSSLHPKKLLPKNTICVSCIATPGLVSITSEESHTNQQINAILPKKNDLYFLYLNMKSKSNLIKELGSGGSTTLNLNKTQFGKIKLVYPPEIIKETFNDFCSPLFLKILLLKRSNNQLVNLRDSLLPKLLSGEIEIPQGEDV, from the coding sequence ATGAAATATAAGATTAAGGATGTAGTTAATTTAAATCATAGTTCAATAAAGAAAGATGAACTGACTAATATTTTATATTTGGACACCGCTAATCTAAACCAGAATACAATAAATGAATTAACAGAATATAATTTTGTTATAGATAAAGTCCCGAGTAGAGCAAGGAGAAAAGTTAATAATAATGATATTTTATTGTCAACAGTGAGACCTAATCAAGAACATTATGGTATTTTAGATAATCCTCCGACTAATTTAATAGTATCGACAGGCTTTGCAGTATTATCACCAAAAAAAGATATAGTAAATCCTAATTATTTATATGCTTACTTAACTCAAAGAAGAATAACGGATTATTTGCAAATAATTGCAGAAAATAGTACGTCAGCTTATCCTTCTATAAAGCCTTCTGTTATTGCAAATTTGGATATAGAATTACCCAGTATGGAAAAACAAAATTCTATTGGGGAATTTTCAAAAAGTTTGGAAAATAAAATTAAATTGAACAACCAAATCATATCCACCCTAGAAGAACTAGCCTCAACCCTATTCAAAAGATGGTTTGTAGATTATGAATTCCCAGATGAAAATGGTAATCCATATAAATCAAGTGGTGGGAAGATGATAGAGAGTGAGTTAGGTGACATACCAGAGGTATGGGAAGTATTAAATTTAGCTGATGTATCGGAAGACATAATTACAGGAAAGACCCCTAGTACCAAAGAAAAAGAAAACTACGGTGATGAGATACCTTTCATAAAAATTCCTGATATGCATAATAATACTTATGTTGTTAATACAGAAAGTTCTCTTTCTTCTCTCGGAAGTAGTCTGCACCCTAAAAAACTATTACCTAAAAATACTATTTGCGTTAGTTGTATTGCAACGCCTGGGCTTGTATCCATTACATCAGAAGAAAGTCATACCAATCAACAAATAAATGCAATATTACCAAAAAAAAATGATTTATATTTTCTATACTTGAATATGAAGTCAAAAAGTAATTTAATTAAGGAGCTAGGGAGTGGGGGCAGCACTACTTTAAATTTAAACAAAACCCAATTTGGAAAGATTAAATTAGTATACCCGCCAGAAATCATTAAAGAGACTTTTAATGATTTCTGTTCTCCACTATTTTTAAAAATTTTATTACTTAAGAGGAGTAATAATCAGTTAGTAAACCTGAGAGATTCTTTATTGCCTAAGTTGTTATCAGGTGAAATAGAAATACCACAAGGTGAGGATGTGTAA
- a CDS encoding tetratricopeptide repeat protein: MAYGLKMIEALHNEDLEGAHALLDQAIENDSDEEHFDLAEQLLQLGFLDEAEALYGTLLINYPGEGELLVALAEISVDRDDEDTALAYLEQVHPEDENYPRALLVLADLYQSQGLFEVTEQKLQEAKDMLPEEPIIDFALAEHYNQMGRFSNAINHYNAVSEAGIDEISGVLMHQRLAECYSSGGAFEEAIRHYEEALEQRANTDTLFGLAFTAYQAHKMVRAIEAFNQLKELDPNYTSLYPYLAKAYEHENRLVEAFTVIKEGTVLDNFNKELYYEGGKLALKLDDEKAAEKYLRETLVLDPHFMEAALTLNKLFLKQEDYPAVIDLSGWMEQENEEIDPQLDWDMALAHKELEEYDKAGKAFEKALTRYQDNPLFLKDYGYFMREEGNVKRALELWNKYLGYEPEDDEIIQEVSYLNERE; encoded by the coding sequence ATGGCATACGGTTTAAAAATGATAGAAGCGTTACATAACGAGGATTTAGAAGGGGCACATGCTTTATTGGATCAGGCAATTGAGAATGATTCAGATGAGGAGCATTTTGACTTAGCAGAACAACTTTTACAACTAGGGTTCTTAGATGAAGCAGAGGCATTATATGGCACATTGCTTATTAATTATCCTGGTGAAGGTGAATTGCTTGTTGCCCTTGCTGAAATCAGTGTTGATCGCGACGATGAAGATACAGCTTTAGCTTATCTTGAACAAGTACATCCAGAAGATGAAAACTACCCACGTGCATTATTGGTGTTAGCAGATTTGTATCAATCACAAGGTTTATTTGAAGTGACTGAACAAAAATTACAAGAGGCAAAAGATATGTTACCAGAAGAGCCAATTATCGATTTTGCCTTGGCAGAACATTACAATCAAATGGGACGTTTTTCAAATGCAATTAACCATTATAATGCAGTAAGTGAAGCGGGTATTGATGAAATATCTGGCGTATTAATGCATCAACGATTAGCAGAATGTTACAGTAGTGGGGGTGCCTTTGAAGAAGCGATTCGTCACTATGAAGAAGCTTTGGAACAACGTGCCAATACGGACACTTTATTCGGTTTAGCGTTTACAGCTTATCAAGCACATAAGATGGTACGTGCGATTGAAGCGTTTAACCAACTTAAAGAATTAGATCCAAACTATACATCGTTGTATCCATATCTAGCGAAAGCTTACGAACATGAAAATCGCTTAGTAGAAGCATTTACAGTGATTAAAGAAGGTACAGTGTTAGATAACTTTAATAAAGAGTTATACTATGAAGGTGGAAAACTCGCATTGAAATTGGATGATGAAAAAGCCGCTGAAAAATATTTGCGTGAGACACTTGTACTAGATCCACACTTTATGGAAGCCGCATTAACGTTGAATAAATTATTCTTAAAACAAGAAGACTACCCAGCAGTAATCGATTTAAGTGGTTGGATGGAACAAGAGAACGAAGAAATTGATCCACAACTAGATTGGGATATGGCTTTAGCACATAAAGAGTTAGAAGAGTATGATAAAGCAGGTAAAGCTTTTGAGAAGGCATTGACACGTTATCAGGATAACCCATTATTCTTAAAAGACTATGGTTATTTTATGCGTGAAGAAGGAAATGTTAAACGAGCACTTGAATTATGGAATAAATACCTCGGTTATGAACCGGAAGATGATGAAATTATTCAAGAAGTGAGTTATTTAAACGAAAGAGAATAA
- a CDS encoding ABC transporter permease: MSDKYINRLQKIDGIMLKKTVSEKEGKKQIDKGKYPMFLIVPKAFSEELSKNGSITLKIYSDSMQKSTVGIFEQTIRGISKQFELESQLELYGVSQEKIIGNYLNGKIKELENRFDTQSYLASNTDNLVDGGLSESIKSSMNSILKKNVIKQEARTNNSSIVEPDTFQQNVPGYTVMFAFFIIMWAGKSFLSEKNNGTWDRLMISNISTAEVYLGKYVPNFLIGLLQVTLLFSFGHFAFGMGLGSSPISVGILSVALIICSTSLGMLISSIAKTDSQVTGVSLFIVLTSAAIGGTMVPLTVMPDFMQKIAKFVPQSWALEGYQNLIVRNQGFQSILPNILVLLSFSLVFLVVAFVFIRRAIKK; this comes from the coding sequence ATGTCAGATAAATATATTAATAGGCTTCAAAAAATAGATGGTATTATGTTGAAAAAAACAGTCAGTGAAAAAGAGGGCAAGAAGCAAATTGATAAAGGTAAATATCCAATGTTTTTAATTGTACCAAAAGCATTTTCTGAAGAACTATCCAAAAATGGATCAATAACATTGAAAATTTATAGTGATTCTATGCAAAAATCAACAGTTGGTATTTTTGAACAGACAATTAGAGGTATATCCAAACAGTTTGAATTAGAATCTCAACTTGAACTCTATGGTGTTTCACAAGAAAAAATCATTGGAAATTATTTGAATGGCAAGATTAAAGAGCTAGAGAATAGATTTGACACACAGAGTTATTTAGCTAGTAACACTGATAATTTAGTAGATGGAGGTTTATCTGAATCAATCAAATCTTCAATGAATAGTATTCTTAAAAAAAATGTTATTAAACAAGAAGCGCGAACCAATAATTCTAGCATAGTAGAACCAGATACTTTTCAACAAAACGTACCTGGATACACTGTTATGTTCGCTTTTTTTATTATTATGTGGGCAGGTAAATCCTTTTTATCAGAAAAAAACAATGGGACTTGGGATAGACTCATGATTTCTAATATATCAACGGCAGAAGTATATTTGGGTAAATATGTCCCTAACTTTCTAATTGGTTTATTGCAAGTGACACTTTTGTTTTCGTTTGGTCACTTTGCCTTCGGTATGGGTCTGGGGAGCTCTCCTATTTCTGTGGGGATACTTAGCGTTGCATTGATTATTTGTAGTACATCTTTAGGGATGTTGATTTCCTCCATCGCTAAAACAGATTCACAAGTTACAGGCGTATCATTATTTATCGTTTTAACATCAGCTGCTATAGGTGGAACAATGGTACCTTTAACGGTTATGCCTGACTTTATGCAAAAAATAGCAAAGTTTGTACCTCAATCTTGGGCGTTAGAGGGATATCAAAACCTAATAGTAAGAAATCAAGGGTTCCAAAGTATTTTGCCGAACATTTTGGTATTACTTTCTTTTTCGTTAGTGTTTCTAGTTGTAGCGTTTGTATTTATTAGAAGAGCTATAAAAAAATAA
- the cymR gene encoding cysteine metabolism transcriptional regulator CymR: MKISTKGRYGLTIVIELAKRTGQGPTSLKTIAKTHDLSEHYLEQLISPLRNAGIVRSVRGAYGGYILAQEPSEITAGDVIRLLEGPISLVEGMENEEPAKRDLWGRIRDAVKDVLDSTTIEDLANYKETEGPAGYMFYI; this comes from the coding sequence TTGAAAATATCAACAAAAGGACGTTATGGTTTAACTATTGTCATTGAATTGGCAAAACGCACCGGACAAGGTCCTACTTCGTTAAAGACGATTGCAAAAACACACGACTTAAGTGAGCATTATCTTGAACAACTTATTTCACCCTTACGAAATGCTGGAATCGTACGTTCGGTTCGTGGTGCCTATGGTGGTTATATACTTGCACAGGAGCCTTCTGAAATTACTGCCGGCGATGTGATTCGTTTGTTGGAAGGGCCAATATCTCTCGTTGAGGGTATGGAAAATGAAGAACCTGCTAAACGTGATTTATGGGGACGTATCCGCGATGCTGTGAAAGACGTACTTGATTCAACGACAATTGAGGATCTTGCTAACTATAAAGAAACTGAAGGTCCTGCAGGGTACATGTTCTATATTTAG